Proteins found in one Seonamhaeicola sp. S2-3 genomic segment:
- the dgt gene encoding dGTP triphosphohydrolase — protein sequence MNWEQLLSLKRYGDTNKRIRKEQDETRLGFEVDYDRVIFSSEFRSLQDKTQVIPLSQTDFVHTRLTHSLEVSVVGRSLGRKVGQKILEKYPHLRNVYGYQANDFGAIVAAAALAHDIGNPPFGHSGEKAIGEFFINGEGKKYKNELTPKEYQDLCDFEGNANGFKIITQNKLRLSYATLGAFMKYPKESLPKKPTNHIADKKYGFFQSEKEKFENVAQDLGLLKRNEKHISFSRHPLAYLVEAADDICYTIIDFEDGINLGLIEEEFALEYLINLVRETIKTDTYYALTNKEDRVSYLRALAIGTLIDEAATVFMKYEEEILKGNFDCALLDKSKYDAQIKDIIRISVENIYQSEEVIDKEISGYQIINKLLSIYTKAVNNSFNGTASNYDKLILKRLPKTINFSQENLYDRLLAVCHYISLLSDSKAILNFKTIEGVTF from the coding sequence ATGAACTGGGAGCAATTATTGTCATTAAAACGCTATGGCGACACTAATAAACGTATAAGAAAAGAACAAGACGAAACACGATTAGGTTTTGAAGTAGATTATGATAGGGTTATTTTTTCATCAGAGTTTAGAAGCCTTCAAGATAAAACGCAGGTTATTCCACTTTCGCAAACAGATTTTGTTCATACAAGATTAACGCATAGTTTAGAGGTTAGTGTAGTTGGGCGCTCTTTGGGCAGAAAGGTAGGGCAAAAAATTCTTGAAAAGTACCCGCATTTAAGAAATGTTTATGGGTATCAAGCTAATGATTTTGGTGCCATTGTAGCCGCCGCAGCTTTAGCACATGATATTGGGAACCCTCCCTTTGGACATTCAGGTGAAAAAGCTATTGGAGAGTTTTTTATTAACGGTGAAGGTAAAAAATATAAAAACGAATTAACACCAAAAGAATATCAAGATTTATGTGATTTTGAAGGGAATGCTAACGGATTTAAGATAATAACCCAAAATAAGTTACGCTTAAGTTATGCAACCTTAGGGGCTTTTATGAAGTATCCAAAGGAATCATTACCTAAAAAGCCAACTAACCATATTGCCGATAAAAAGTATGGGTTTTTTCAGTCTGAAAAAGAAAAATTTGAAAACGTAGCTCAAGACTTAGGTTTATTAAAACGAAATGAGAAACATATAAGCTTTTCAAGACATCCGCTAGCATATTTAGTAGAAGCAGCAGATGATATTTGTTACACAATCATAGATTTTGAAGATGGTATTAACCTAGGATTGATTGAAGAAGAATTTGCTTTAGAATATTTAATTAATCTAGTAAGAGAAACCATTAAAACAGATACTTATTACGCTTTAACTAATAAAGAAGATAGAGTAAGTTATTTAAGGGCTTTAGCAATTGGAACCCTTATTGATGAAGCAGCAACTGTTTTTATGAAATATGAGGAGGAAATTTTAAAAGGAAACTTTGATTGTGCTTTGTTAGATAAAAGTAAATACGATGCACAAATAAAGGATATTATAAGAATTAGTGTAGAGAATATTTATCAATCAGAAGAGGTTATAGATAAAGAAATATCGGGTTATCAAATAATTAATAAGTTATTGAGTATTTACACTAAAGCTGTAAACAATAGTTTTAATGGAACTGCTTCAAATTATGATAAGCTTATCTTAAAAAGATTACCAAAAACTATCAACTTTTCTCAAGAGAATTTGTATGACAGGTTATTAGCTGTCTGTCATTACATATCATTACTATCTGATAGTAAAGCTATATTGAATTTTAAAACTATTGAAGGCGTAACGTTTTAG
- a CDS encoding chloride channel protein yields the protein MPENSKKLLRKFLIWKYKHLSEQQFIYILSILVGILAGTGTVVLKNLTHFIRSLLELNFLKNYQNTLYFIFPIIGLALVYVIKQTWLKKHIGHGISTTLYGLSKLNGILPRYNIYAALITAPLTAGFGGSVGLQGPAVSVGSALGSNTAQLFHMNTKARLLLIGCASAGAMASMFKAPIAAIIFAVEIFSLDIAFTSLVPLLLASVSAVITSYMFLGTDVLLHVDLEDSFKFNNLPIYIALGIVTAIASVYFSKVFFSITNFFKQFESRALRLLIGGVAIGTMLYFIPPLYGEGYNLMNNLLKGDHLAAIGKTPMNLDLNNIWIVIALLIGIAIFKAIAMTTTFGAGGVGGIFIPTLIMGSVLGNAFAKIVNNIGMNFSVPEANFTLLGMTGLMAGVLHAPLTAIFLIAEITSGHELFVPLMIVAAISFAITKFYVSHSIYTMKLAERGELMTHDKDQNVLMVLDIKKVIETNFVTLKPEMTLGQILNEAVAKSSRNHFPVINNKHEFLGVIRLDDIRHMMFKADLYDKVRVADLMHADADIIDYDTDSMNDIMEKFKVTGAWNLPVVKQGKYYGYISKSKLLTAYRRQLIKFTK from the coding sequence ATGCCTGAAAACTCTAAAAAGCTATTACGTAAGTTTTTAATCTGGAAATATAAACACCTTTCAGAACAGCAGTTTATTTATATATTAAGCATATTAGTAGGTATTTTGGCGGGAACTGGCACCGTTGTTCTTAAAAACCTCACTCATTTTATCCGTTCATTATTAGAATTGAATTTTTTAAAAAATTACCAAAATACCCTTTACTTTATTTTTCCCATAATCGGTTTAGCTTTAGTTTATGTTATAAAGCAAACTTGGTTAAAAAAACATATAGGCCATGGTATTTCTACAACGCTATATGGGCTATCTAAACTTAACGGCATTCTTCCTAGATATAATATTTACGCAGCTTTAATAACAGCACCATTAACCGCTGGTTTTGGTGGATCTGTAGGGCTACAGGGGCCGGCAGTTAGTGTTGGTTCTGCCTTAGGTTCAAACACTGCGCAATTATTTCATATGAACACAAAAGCGCGTTTGCTTTTAATTGGTTGTGCCTCGGCTGGTGCCATGGCTTCTATGTTTAAAGCGCCTATTGCTGCTATTATTTTTGCTGTTGAAATTTTTAGTTTAGACATTGCTTTTACCTCTTTAGTTCCCCTGCTTTTAGCATCAGTTTCTGCTGTTATAACTTCTTATATGTTTCTTGGTACCGATGTTCTTCTACATGTTGATTTAGAAGATAGTTTTAAATTTAACAACTTACCCATATATATTGCTTTAGGTATTGTAACAGCCATTGCATCTGTATATTTTTCTAAAGTATTTTTTTCTATTACCAACTTTTTTAAACAATTTGAAAGTAGAGCGTTACGCCTATTAATTGGAGGTGTTGCCATTGGAACGATGCTATATTTTATCCCACCGCTTTACGGTGAGGGTTATAACCTTATGAATAACTTATTAAAAGGTGACCACCTTGCTGCTATAGGTAAAACCCCCATGAATTTAGATTTAAATAATATCTGGATTGTTATTGCGCTACTTATAGGCATTGCCATTTTTAAAGCCATTGCCATGACCACAACATTTGGTGCCGGTGGCGTAGGAGGCATATTTATACCTACACTAATAATGGGGAGTGTTTTAGGTAATGCTTTTGCTAAAATTGTTAACAATATAGGAATGAATTTTTCTGTACCCGAAGCTAATTTCACGCTTTTAGGTATGACGGGGCTTATGGCTGGAGTTTTACACGCTCCATTAACGGCCATATTCCTTATTGCTGAAATAACAAGCGGACATGAACTTTTTGTACCTCTTATGATTGTTGCCGCCATATCATTTGCAATAACTAAATTTTATGTTTCACACTCCATATACACAATGAAATTGGCAGAACGCGGAGAATTAATGACGCATGACAAAGACCAAAATGTGCTTATGGTTTTAGATATTAAAAAAGTAATTGAAACAAATTTTGTTACTCTTAAACCAGAAATGACATTAGGCCAAATTCTAAACGAAGCTGTAGCTAAATCATCCAGAAATCATTTCCCTGTAATTAATAATAAACATGAATTTTTAGGTGTTATTAGGCTAGATGATATTAGGCATATGATGTTTAAAGCAGACCTTTATGACAAAGTACGTGTTGCAGACCTTATGCATGCCGATGCCGACATTATTGATTATGATACCGACTCTATGAACGATATCATGGAGAAATTTAAGGTTACAGGTGCTTGGAATTTACCCGTAGTAAAACAAGGTAAATACTATGGATATATTTCAAAATCAAAATTATTAACCGCCTATAGACGCCAACTTATAAAATTTACTAAATAA
- a CDS encoding nucleoside deaminase: MIEPFDDNYFMRKALQEAELAFDKGEIPVGAVIVIDNKIIARGHNLTETLNDVTAHAEMQAITAAANFLGGKYLQKCTLYVTLEPCQMCAGALYWSQISKIVYGARDLERGCINLKTKLHPKTSIEGGVLVDEASDLLKRFFVMKRNLN, encoded by the coding sequence ATGATAGAACCTTTTGATGATAATTACTTTATGCGGAAAGCTTTACAAGAAGCAGAACTAGCTTTTGATAAAGGCGAAATACCTGTTGGAGCTGTTATAGTAATTGATAATAAAATTATTGCTAGAGGGCATAATTTAACAGAAACATTGAATGATGTTACGGCTCATGCCGAAATGCAAGCCATTACTGCTGCGGCCAATTTTTTAGGAGGTAAATATCTTCAAAAATGTACATTGTATGTAACTTTAGAGCCTTGCCAAATGTGTGCTGGAGCTTTATATTGGAGTCAGATTTCTAAAATTGTTTATGGAGCTAGAGATTTAGAACGAGGTTGTATTAATTTAAAAACAAAATTACATCCTAAAACTAGTATTGAAGGAGGTGTATTAGTAGATGAAGCTAGTGATTTGTTAAAACGTTTTTTTGTAATGAAACGTAATTTAAATTAG
- a CDS encoding carboxypeptidase-like regulatory domain-containing protein produces MKQLAILFFILFTTSAIAQDTGLIVGKILDKEMDNTPLPFANVSIKGTSNSVTSDISGMFLFENLKDGDYTLVCNFAGYETKEIKVHVDSYHPAEIKLSLEAFSLPITEVASAQNIDKKEI; encoded by the coding sequence ATGAAACAATTAGCAATTTTATTTTTTATTTTGTTTACAACAAGCGCTATTGCCCAAGATACAGGGTTAATTGTTGGTAAAATTTTAGATAAAGAAATGGATAACACACCTTTACCATTTGCTAATGTTTCTATTAAAGGTACTTCAAATAGTGTAACTTCTGATATTTCTGGAATGTTTCTTTTTGAAAACCTTAAAGATGGTGATTATACCTTGGTTTGTAATTTTGCTGGTTACGAAACTAAAGAAATTAAAGTACATGTAGATTCTTATCACCCAGCCGAAATTAAACTTTCCTTAGAAGCTTTTTCTTTACCAATAACAGAAGTAGCTTCAGCCCAAAATATTGACAAAAAAGAAATTTAG
- a CDS encoding chloride channel protein produces the protein MPKKTILKRLLIWRAKHISNKQFVFILSILIGFTAGLGAVVLKNLTHFFQHLLETKFITYYHHAFYFVFPVIGLTLVYFIMKYIIRQKVSHGIPSTLYAISKRKGIMKRFQMYGSILTAPLTVGFGGSVGLEGPTVATGAALGSNIARMFHMNQTTRNLLIGCAAAGAMSSIFKAPIAALVFAIEVFSLDLTFASLLPLLFASISAILTSHFFFGNDNLLPFRIEDKFYLSDALFYIVLGVVAAFVSIYFTNVYDKIHHFFEKLSSPIKRLLVGSLGIGLLVFLMPPLYGEGFDLINSLIAGHPELSLNNNLFHLDLNNVWNIIILLVGLMFFKIIASCFTFGAGGVGGIFAPVLFMGSIMGNCFAKIINNCGLFNTSISESNFTLVGMAGLLAGVLHAPLTAIFLIAELTGGYELFIPLMLTASISFAITKYYKPHSVYNMELGRRGELITHDKDHAVLTLMNIDKVIERNFITVNPEMTLEQIIQNAVIKSNRNIYPVVKKDSKRLKGIILLDDLRPIMFDQSLYKRILASDLMHKPPEVINLDKDKMVDIMQKFQDSSAWNLPVTKNEGTYYGFISKSKLLTSYRRQLITLQGNS, from the coding sequence ATGCCAAAGAAAACCATTTTAAAACGACTATTAATTTGGAGAGCTAAACACATTTCTAATAAACAGTTTGTTTTTATACTTAGCATACTTATTGGTTTTACAGCTGGTCTAGGTGCTGTTGTTTTAAAAAACTTAACTCATTTTTTTCAACATTTACTTGAAACCAAATTTATTACCTATTACCATCATGCCTTTTATTTTGTATTCCCTGTTATAGGTCTTACTCTGGTTTATTTTATTATGAAATATATCATAAGACAAAAAGTAAGTCATGGTATACCTTCAACTTTATATGCTATTTCAAAACGAAAAGGTATTATGAAGCGGTTTCAAATGTATGGTTCCATTTTAACGGCTCCTTTAACGGTTGGGTTTGGTGGCTCTGTAGGATTAGAAGGCCCTACGGTTGCAACTGGTGCTGCATTAGGCTCAAACATAGCTAGAATGTTCCACATGAACCAAACCACCAGAAATTTACTTATTGGTTGTGCTGCCGCTGGTGCTATGAGTTCTATTTTTAAAGCTCCTATTGCTGCTTTGGTTTTTGCTATTGAAGTTTTTAGCTTAGACCTTACATTTGCGTCATTACTTCCTTTACTTTTCGCTTCAATTTCGGCTATATTAACTTCTCATTTTTTCTTTGGGAATGATAATTTATTACCTTTTAGAATTGAAGACAAGTTTTATCTTTCTGATGCTTTATTCTATATAGTTTTAGGTGTTGTAGCTGCTTTTGTTTCAATATATTTCACTAATGTTTACGATAAAATTCATCATTTTTTTGAAAAACTCTCTTCACCAATCAAAAGATTGCTAGTTGGTAGTTTAGGTATTGGATTACTAGTTTTTTTAATGCCTCCTTTATATGGTGAAGGCTTTGATTTAATTAACAGTCTTATAGCTGGACATCCTGAACTTTCTCTTAACAACAATTTGTTCCATCTTGATTTAAATAATGTCTGGAATATAATTATACTGTTAGTTGGCCTTATGTTCTTTAAAATTATAGCCAGTTGCTTTACTTTTGGAGCTGGAGGTGTTGGTGGTATTTTTGCTCCTGTGTTGTTTATGGGAAGTATTATGGGTAATTGTTTTGCCAAAATTATAAATAATTGTGGTTTGTTTAACACTTCTATTTCTGAAAGTAATTTCACTTTAGTAGGTATGGCAGGTTTATTAGCTGGTGTTTTACATGCTCCTTTAACTGCTATTTTTTTAATTGCAGAACTTACTGGAGGTTATGAACTTTTTATTCCTTTAATGCTTACTGCTAGTATTTCATTTGCTATTACAAAATACTATAAACCACATTCTGTTTACAATATGGAACTTGGTAGAAGAGGTGAGTTAATAACTCATGATAAAGATCATGCTGTACTAACATTAATGAATATTGATAAAGTTATTGAAAGAAACTTTATTACCGTAAATCCTGAAATGACTTTAGAGCAAATAATACAAAATGCTGTTATAAAATCTAACAGAAATATTTATCCTGTTGTTAAAAAGGATTCAAAAAGATTAAAGGGCATTATTTTATTAGATGATTTAAGACCAATAATGTTTGATCAATCTCTATACAAAAGAATTTTGGCTAGCGACCTCATGCACAAACCACCAGAGGTTATAAATTTAGACAAAGACAAAATGGTTGATATTATGCAAAAATTTCAAGATAGTAGTGCTTGGAACTTACCTGTTACTAAAAACGAAGGAACTTACTATGGTTTTATATCAAAATCAAAATTACTTACATCTTATAGACGTCAATTAATTACACTTCAAGGAAATTCTTAA
- the dxs gene encoding 1-deoxy-D-xylulose-5-phosphate synthase, whose product MSKELLKHINSPKDLRSLKQDELPQLAKELRHFIINIVATKEGHLGASLGVVELTIALHYVFNTPEDLLVWDVGHQAYGHKILTGRKNIFDTNRQLGGISGFPKRDESEYDTFGVGHSSTSISATLGMAIASKLKGENKHHIAVIGDASIASGMAFEALNHAGVTDANLLVILNDNAIGIDPSVGALKQYLTNVKKGTQKRNNIIKALNFDYSGPIDGHDINKIISELERLKNVKGPKLLHIITTKGKGLKQAEIDQVKYHAPGKFNATTGEVIIKSETKEPPKYQDVFGHTLVELAKKNKKIIGITPAMPTGSSLKYMMQQIPERAFDVGIAEQHAVTLAAGMATQGLIPFCNIYSTFLQRAYDQIIHDVALQNLPVIFCLDRAGLVGEDGATHHGVFDLAYLRCIPNLVIFAPRNEIELRNIMYTAQLKLKQPIAIRYPRGRGTTTNWKQPFNEIEIGKGIQLKKGRNLAILSIGTIAKNITEAITELNVSHYDMRFLKPLDETLLHEVFKTHKTIITVEDGTVKGGFGSAVVEFASENNYKNAIKTLGVPDNFIEHGTIYELQKLLGLDIDSLKSLFKKISS is encoded by the coding sequence GTGTCAAAAGAGTTATTAAAACATATTAATTCACCTAAAGATTTACGGTCTTTAAAACAAGACGAATTACCTCAGCTTGCTAAAGAGTTACGGCATTTTATAATCAATATTGTGGCTACTAAAGAAGGCCATTTAGGTGCTAGTCTAGGGGTTGTTGAATTAACCATTGCACTACACTATGTATTTAACACACCTGAAGATTTATTGGTTTGGGATGTTGGTCACCAAGCTTATGGACATAAAATTTTAACGGGGCGTAAAAATATTTTTGACACCAATAGACAATTAGGAGGAATAAGTGGTTTCCCAAAACGAGATGAAAGTGAGTATGATACTTTTGGCGTGGGGCATTCTTCAACTTCTATTTCTGCCACCTTGGGTATGGCCATTGCTTCAAAACTTAAAGGAGAAAATAAACATCATATTGCTGTAATTGGTGATGCCTCTATTGCTAGCGGAATGGCTTTTGAAGCTTTAAATCACGCGGGTGTTACAGATGCTAACTTGTTAGTTATTTTAAATGATAATGCCATAGGTATAGACCCAAGTGTTGGGGCGCTTAAACAATATTTAACTAACGTAAAAAAAGGAACTCAAAAAAGAAATAATATTATTAAAGCACTTAATTTTGATTACTCTGGACCAATAGACGGTCATGATATTAATAAAATTATTTCTGAATTAGAGCGGTTAAAAAATGTAAAAGGCCCTAAATTATTACATATTATTACCACCAAAGGTAAGGGGTTAAAACAAGCTGAAATAGACCAAGTAAAATACCATGCTCCTGGTAAATTTAATGCTACTACTGGTGAAGTCATTATTAAATCTGAGACTAAAGAACCTCCAAAATATCAAGATGTTTTTGGACACACCCTTGTAGAATTAGCTAAAAAAAACAAAAAAATAATTGGTATTACCCCTGCAATGCCTACTGGAAGTTCTCTTAAATACATGATGCAACAAATACCAGAACGCGCTTTTGATGTGGGAATTGCAGAGCAGCATGCGGTAACACTTGCTGCAGGTATGGCAACGCAAGGGCTTATTCCGTTTTGCAATATATATTCTACATTTTTACAGCGTGCTTATGACCAAATTATTCATGATGTAGCTTTACAAAATTTACCAGTTATTTTTTGTTTAGACCGTGCAGGTTTAGTAGGAGAAGATGGCGCTACGCATCATGGGGTTTTTGATTTAGCTTACTTAAGATGCATCCCTAACCTTGTTATTTTTGCCCCAAGAAATGAAATAGAGCTACGCAACATAATGTATACTGCTCAATTAAAATTAAAACAACCAATAGCAATTCGTTACCCCAGAGGACGTGGTACAACTACCAATTGGAAACAACCTTTTAATGAAATTGAAATTGGAAAAGGTATTCAACTTAAAAAAGGGAGAAATTTAGCTATTTTAAGTATTGGTACCATTGCTAAAAATATTACTGAAGCTATTACAGAGTTAAATGTATCTCATTACGATATGCGTTTTCTTAAACCTTTAGATGAAACCTTACTTCATGAAGTTTTTAAAACACACAAAACAATTATTACAGTTGAAGATGGCACTGTAAAAGGAGGGTTTGGAAGTGCTGTTGTAGAATTTGCTTCAGAGAATAACTATAAAAACGCTATAAAAACTCTTGGTGTTCCTGATAATTTTATTGAACATGGTACAATTTATGAACTCCAAAAATTACTTGGTTTAGATATTGATAGCTTAAAAAGCTTATTTAAAAAAATTTCATCATAA
- the aspS gene encoding aspartate--tRNA ligase, with product MYRSHNCGELRASNINEEVTLAGWVQKSRDKGFIVWVDLRDRYGITQLVFDEERTSKTLIEQAQKLGREFVIQVKGTVIERASKNPNIETGDIEILVSELNILNKAILPPFTIEDKTDGGEDLRMKYRYLDIRRNPVKNSLIFRHKVTQEVRNYLSNQGFIEVETPYLIKSTPEGARDFVVPSRMNEGEFYALPQSPQTFKQLLMVGGMDKYFQIVKCFRDEDLRADRQPEFTQIDCEMAFIEQEDILNAFEGLTRHLLKEVNGVEIDKFPRIFYDDAMRLYGNDKPDIRFGMEFGELNDVAQHKDFNVFNQAELVVGIAVPGGNSYSRKEIDKLISWVKRPQIGALGMVYCRCNEDGTFKSSVDKFYNQDDLAKWAEVTGAKPGDLICVLSGDKNKVRTQLSALRMELAERLGLRKPNEFAPLWVLDFPLLEWDEETERYHAMHHPFTAPKPGQIELLKTDPAAVRANAYDLVLNGNEIGGGSIRIHDKETQSLMFDYLGFTEEEAKAQFGFLMDAFQYGAPPHGGLAFGLDRLVAILGGQETIRDFIAFPKNNSGRDVMIDAPAPIDDEQLEELSLKLNLKS from the coding sequence ATGTATAGAAGTCATAATTGCGGCGAGTTAAGAGCCTCAAATATTAATGAAGAAGTAACCCTTGCAGGATGGGTTCAAAAGTCTAGAGATAAAGGGTTTATTGTTTGGGTAGATCTCAGAGACCGGTATGGTATTACGCAATTGGTTTTTGATGAAGAACGCACCTCTAAAACACTTATAGAACAAGCTCAAAAACTTGGTCGTGAATTTGTAATTCAGGTTAAGGGAACCGTAATAGAACGTGCTTCTAAAAACCCAAATATTGAAACTGGTGATATAGAAATTTTAGTATCTGAATTAAACATACTCAACAAAGCCATTTTACCACCGTTTACCATTGAAGATAAAACCGATGGTGGCGAAGATTTACGAATGAAATATCGCTATTTAGATATTCGTAGAAATCCCGTAAAAAACAGTTTAATTTTTAGACACAAGGTAACACAAGAGGTTCGCAATTATCTTTCTAACCAAGGATTTATTGAAGTAGAAACACCTTATTTAATTAAATCTACACCCGAAGGTGCCCGCGATTTTGTGGTACCAAGTAGAATGAATGAAGGAGAGTTTTACGCACTTCCTCAATCGCCACAAACTTTTAAGCAATTGCTTATGGTGGGTGGTATGGATAAGTATTTCCAGATTGTAAAATGTTTTAGAGATGAAGATTTACGTGCCGATAGACAACCCGAATTTACACAGATAGACTGTGAAATGGCCTTTATTGAGCAAGAAGATATTTTAAATGCTTTTGAAGGTTTAACACGTCATTTATTAAAAGAAGTAAATGGTGTTGAAATAGATAAATTCCCAAGGATATTCTACGATGACGCTATGCGTTTATACGGAAACGACAAACCAGACATTCGTTTTGGGATGGAATTTGGCGAATTAAACGATGTTGCACAACACAAAGATTTCAACGTATTTAACCAAGCTGAATTAGTAGTTGGTATTGCAGTTCCGGGAGGAAACAGCTATTCACGTAAAGAAATAGATAAACTTATTAGTTGGGTTAAGCGTCCGCAAATAGGCGCTTTAGGCATGGTATATTGCCGCTGTAACGAAGATGGTACATTTAAATCTTCGGTAGATAAATTTTACAACCAAGACGATTTAGCAAAATGGGCCGAAGTTACTGGCGCTAAACCAGGTGATTTAATTTGTGTGCTTTCTGGAGATAAAAATAAAGTACGCACCCAATTAAGTGCTTTACGTATGGAATTAGCAGAACGCTTAGGATTACGTAAACCCAATGAGTTTGCACCACTTTGGGTATTAGACTTCCCATTATTAGAATGGGATGAAGAAACAGAACGCTACCACGCCATGCATCACCCATTTACCGCACCAAAACCAGGACAAATAGAATTATTAAAAACAGACCCTGCTGCGGTTAGAGCCAATGCCTACGATTTAGTTTTAAACGGAAACGAAATTGGAGGTGGCTCTATAAGAATACATGATAAAGAAACACAATCCTTAATGTTTGATTACTTAGGATTTACTGAAGAAGAAGCAAAAGCACAGTTTGGATTTTTAATGGATGCCTTTCAATATGGAGCGCCACCTCATGGAGGACTCGCTTTTGGGTTAGATAGATTAGTAGCCATTTTAGGCGGACAAGAAACTATTAGAGATTTTATTGCGTTCCCAAAAAACAATTCTGGTAGGGATGTTATGATAGACGCCCCTGCCCCTATTGATGATGAACAACTAGAAGAATTAAGTTTAAAACTAAATTTAAAATCATAA